The following are encoded together in the Naumannella cuiyingiana genome:
- the ribB gene encoding 3,4-dihydroxy-2-butanone-4-phosphate synthase, translating to MSAVEEAVAAIAAGGMALVLDAADREAEGDLIMAADAADASSLAFFLAHTSGFICCAITPERADELALPAMTSAQEDPLRTAYLVTVDVADAGTGISAAERAGAARALADPSAGPEALRRPGHLVPLRARPGGVAERPGHTEAAVDLARLAGRAPAGVLCEVVTADKRGMARAPELRRFAARHALPMITIAELSAHLEERLAWARM from the coding sequence ATGAGCGCGGTCGAGGAGGCGGTCGCCGCCATCGCGGCGGGCGGGATGGCGCTGGTGCTCGATGCCGCCGACCGCGAGGCCGAGGGCGATCTGATCATGGCCGCGGACGCGGCCGACGCGTCGTCGCTGGCGTTCTTCCTGGCCCACACCTCGGGCTTCATCTGCTGCGCGATCACGCCCGAGCGGGCCGACGAGCTCGCGCTGCCGGCGATGACGAGCGCGCAGGAGGACCCGCTGCGCACGGCGTACCTGGTCACCGTCGACGTCGCGGACGCCGGGACGGGGATCTCCGCCGCGGAGCGCGCGGGTGCCGCCCGGGCGCTGGCCGATCCGTCGGCCGGGCCCGAGGCCTTGCGCCGGCCCGGGCACCTGGTGCCGCTGCGGGCGCGGCCGGGCGGGGTTGCGGAGCGGCCCGGGCACACCGAGGCCGCGGTCGACCTGGCGCGCCTGGCGGGGCGGGCGCCCGCGGGTGTGCTGTGCGAGGTGGTGACGGCGGACAAGCGGGGCATGGCCCGCGCGCCCGAGCTGCGTCGGTTCGCCGCCCGGCACGCCCTACCGATGATCACGATCGCGGAACTGTCCGCACACCTGGAGGAGAGGCTGGCATGGGCACGGATGTGA
- a CDS encoding Trm112 family protein: MESGPDDGVALSADLLDILACPRCRQRLAVDHDRGELICLGPECGLAYPVRDGIPVLLVDEARPTLAGRPA, translated from the coding sequence ATGGAGTCCGGACCCGACGACGGCGTGGCGCTCAGCGCCGATCTGCTCGACATCCTCGCCTGCCCGCGCTGCCGCCAGCGGTTGGCGGTCGATCATGATCGCGGCGAGTTGATCTGCCTCGGGCCGGAGTGCGGTCTGGCGTACCCCGTCCGGGACGGGATTCCCGTGCTGCTCGTCGACGAGGCGCGCCCCACGCTCGCCGGCCGTCCCGCCTGA
- the ribH gene encoding 6,7-dimethyl-8-ribityllumazine synthase, with protein sequence MGTDVRYAGRVEPALDATGLRIAVACGRFNDHVTMRLLEGTRRELAGLGGEPAVEAWVPGAFELPFACRRLAVDHDAVIALGCVIRGDTAHFDHVAGQAAAGLMRVGLDTGVPVVFGVLTTENIDQALARSEGAGGHNVGAEAARTAVEMSRFGDRARVSAGGRSR encoded by the coding sequence ATGGGCACGGATGTGAGGTACGCCGGGCGGGTCGAGCCCGCCCTCGACGCGACGGGTCTGCGGATCGCCGTGGCGTGTGGGCGGTTCAACGATCACGTGACGATGCGGCTGCTGGAGGGTACGCGGCGCGAGCTGGCGGGCCTCGGCGGGGAACCGGCCGTGGAGGCCTGGGTGCCGGGCGCGTTCGAGCTGCCGTTCGCCTGTCGGCGGCTGGCGGTTGATCATGACGCGGTGATCGCACTCGGCTGCGTGATCCGCGGCGACACCGCGCATTTCGATCATGTCGCCGGGCAGGCGGCGGCCGGGCTGATGCGGGTCGGGCTGGACACCGGCGTACCGGTCGTCTTCGGCGTACTGACGACCGAGAACATCGACCAGGCATTGGCCCGCAGCGAGGGCGCCGGCGGCCACAATGTCGGCGCCGAGGCCGCCCGGACCGCCGTCGAGATGAGCCGCTTCGGTGACCGGGCGCGCGTCAGCGCAGGGGGACGGTCTCGCTGA
- a CDS encoding riboflavin synthase: protein MFTGIVAELGTVVEAGAGRLVITCTEVLADAGLGDSIAVNGCCLTVVERGADWWRADLSAETLRRTALGELVAGDVVNLERPARLGGRLDGHLVTGHVDGIGRVLSPAPDLRVSLPDDLARYVVAKGSIAVDGVSLTVVEPDDHSFGAAIIPHTASVTTLGRRAPGDAVHLEADVTAKHVERLLAWRDERLLAWRDERLLAWRDER from the coding sequence ATGTTCACCGGAATCGTGGCCGAGCTGGGCACCGTGGTGGAGGCCGGGGCCGGCCGACTGGTGATCACCTGCACCGAGGTGCTGGCCGATGCGGGGCTCGGCGACTCGATCGCGGTCAACGGCTGCTGCCTGACCGTGGTGGAGCGGGGTGCCGACTGGTGGCGCGCCGATCTCAGCGCCGAGACGCTGCGGCGTACCGCGTTGGGCGAGCTGGTGGCGGGCGACGTGGTGAATCTGGAGCGCCCGGCCAGGCTGGGCGGACGGCTGGACGGGCACCTGGTCACCGGTCATGTCGACGGGATCGGGCGAGTCCTCTCCCCCGCCCCGGACCTGCGAGTGTCGCTGCCGGATGATCTTGCGCGCTATGTGGTGGCGAAGGGCTCGATCGCCGTGGACGGGGTGAGCCTGACGGTGGTCGAGCCGGATGATCATTCCTTCGGCGCGGCGATCATCCCGCACACCGCCTCGGTCACCACGCTCGGCCGCCGGGCGCCGGGCGATGCGGTGCATCTGGAGGCCGATGTGACCGCCAAGCATGTCGAGCGGCTGCTCGCGTGGCGGGACGAGCGGCTGCTCGCGTGGCGGGACGAGCGGCTGCTCGCGTGGCGGGACGAGCGATGA
- a CDS encoding cation diffusion facilitator family transporter — protein sequence MSAEGGTRAVVAALTANLSIAVAKFVAWGLTGASSMLAEAIHSVADSGNQVLLLIGGRRGRQPADAEHPFGYGRVRYLYAFVVSIVLFSVGGLFALYEAYHKFEEVRTGHPNELLESQWWWVPLAVLGFAIIAESFSFRTALKEGNAARGRQSFPAFIRNSKSPELPVILLEDLAALIGLVLALFGVGLTLLTGNGIFDVIGTAMIGVLLVVVAAVLAWEMRSLLIGESASAEDIEAITEAITGTPGVDRLLNLRTLQLGPDDVLVAAKISVADATSADDVARVINAAEERIAAAEPTVTHCYLEPDIYAADYRPAPRPDGAEH from the coding sequence GTGAGCGCTGAGGGAGGGACCAGGGCCGTCGTGGCGGCCCTGACGGCGAATCTGTCGATTGCCGTCGCGAAGTTCGTCGCCTGGGGGCTGACGGGTGCCTCCTCGATGCTGGCCGAGGCGATCCACTCGGTCGCCGACTCCGGCAACCAGGTGTTGTTGCTGATCGGCGGTCGGCGCGGCCGGCAGCCGGCCGACGCCGAGCATCCGTTCGGCTACGGCCGGGTCCGCTACCTCTATGCCTTCGTCGTGTCGATCGTGCTGTTCTCCGTCGGCGGCCTGTTCGCGCTCTACGAGGCGTACCACAAGTTCGAGGAGGTACGCACCGGCCACCCGAACGAGCTGCTGGAGAGCCAGTGGTGGTGGGTGCCGCTGGCGGTGCTGGGATTCGCGATCATCGCCGAGTCGTTCTCCTTCCGCACGGCGCTCAAGGAGGGCAATGCCGCGCGCGGCCGGCAGAGCTTCCCCGCCTTCATCCGCAATTCCAAGTCCCCGGAGCTTCCGGTGATCCTGTTGGAGGATCTGGCGGCCCTGATCGGTCTGGTCCTCGCCCTGTTCGGTGTCGGCCTGACCCTGCTCACCGGCAACGGGATCTTCGACGTGATCGGCACCGCCATGATCGGCGTCCTGCTGGTCGTCGTCGCCGCCGTGCTGGCCTGGGAGATGCGCTCCCTGCTGATCGGCGAGTCGGCGAGCGCGGAGGACATCGAGGCGATCACCGAGGCGATCACCGGTACGCCCGGGGTCGACCGGCTGCTGAACCTGCGTACCCTGCAGCTCGGCCCCGACGACGTTCTGGTCGCGGCCAAGATCTCCGTTGCCGATGCGACCAGCGCCGACGATGTCGCCCGGGTGATCAACGCCGCGGAGGAGCGGATCGCCGCCGCCGAGCCGACGGTCACCCACTGCTACCTCGAGCCCGACATCTACGCCGCCGACTACCGGCCGGCACCGCGACCCGACGGCGCGGAGCACTGA
- the ahcY gene encoding adenosylhomocysteinase encodes MTTTTDASTDFRVADLGLADFGRKEITLAEHEMPGLMAMRERYAESQPLAGARIAGSLHMTVQTAVLIETLVALGAQVRWASCNIYSTQDHAAAAVAVGSGTPEAPAGVPVFAWKGETLEEYWWCTEQILNWPDGEHPNMILDDGGDATMLLHSAVEYLKAGRVPEAGEDDPEELRVLLALIADNLAEQRTDWVALANEIKGVTEETTTGVHRLAEMARDDQLLFPAINVNDSVTKSKFDNKYGCRHSLIDGINRATDVLIGGKVAVVCGYGDVGKGCAESLRGQGARVIVTEIDPICALQAAMDGYQVARLEDVVETADIFVTATGCKDVITADQMSRMKHQAIIGNIGHFDNEIDMAGLARIDGVVKDEVKPQVHTWTFPDGRSIIVLSEGRLLNLGNATGHPSFVMSNSFTNQVLAQIELFTKPDEYPVGVYVLPKHLDEEVARLHLGALGVELTELTPEQASYLGVEQSGPYKPEAYRY; translated from the coding sequence GTGACCACGACCACCGATGCCAGCACCGACTTCCGGGTCGCCGACCTCGGGCTCGCCGACTTCGGCCGCAAGGAGATCACGCTCGCCGAGCACGAGATGCCGGGCCTGATGGCGATGCGCGAGCGGTACGCCGAGTCGCAGCCGCTGGCCGGCGCCAGGATCGCCGGGTCCCTGCACATGACCGTGCAGACGGCCGTGCTGATCGAGACGCTGGTCGCGCTCGGCGCGCAGGTGCGCTGGGCGTCGTGCAACATCTACTCCACCCAGGACCATGCCGCGGCGGCGGTGGCCGTGGGTTCGGGTACGCCCGAGGCCCCGGCCGGCGTACCGGTATTCGCCTGGAAGGGCGAGACCCTGGAGGAGTACTGGTGGTGCACCGAGCAGATCCTGAACTGGCCGGACGGCGAGCACCCGAACATGATCCTCGACGACGGCGGGGACGCGACGATGCTGCTGCACTCCGCGGTCGAGTACCTGAAGGCCGGGCGGGTGCCCGAGGCCGGCGAGGACGACCCGGAGGAGCTGCGGGTCCTGCTGGCGCTGATCGCGGACAACCTTGCCGAGCAGCGCACCGACTGGGTGGCGCTGGCCAACGAGATCAAGGGCGTCACCGAGGAGACCACCACCGGCGTGCACCGGCTGGCCGAGATGGCCCGCGATGATCAACTGCTGTTCCCGGCGATCAACGTCAACGACTCGGTGACCAAGTCGAAGTTCGACAACAAGTACGGCTGCCGGCACTCGCTGATCGACGGCATCAATCGCGCCACCGACGTGCTGATCGGCGGCAAGGTCGCGGTGGTCTGCGGCTACGGCGACGTCGGCAAGGGCTGCGCGGAATCCCTGCGCGGGCAGGGCGCCCGGGTGATCGTGACCGAGATCGATCCGATCTGTGCGCTGCAGGCGGCGATGGACGGCTACCAGGTCGCCCGGCTCGAGGACGTCGTGGAGACCGCCGACATCTTCGTCACCGCCACCGGCTGCAAGGATGTGATCACCGCCGACCAGATGTCGCGGATGAAGCACCAGGCGATCATCGGCAACATCGGCCACTTCGACAACGAGATCGACATGGCCGGGCTGGCCCGGATCGACGGGGTGGTCAAGGACGAGGTGAAGCCGCAGGTGCACACCTGGACCTTCCCCGACGGGCGCTCGATCATCGTCTTGTCCGAGGGCCGGCTGCTGAACCTCGGCAACGCGACCGGGCACCCGAGCTTCGTGATGAGCAATTCCTTCACCAACCAGGTGCTGGCCCAGATCGAGCTGTTCACCAAGCCCGACGAGTACCCGGTCGGCGTCTACGTGCTGCCCAAGCACCTCGACGAGGAGGTCGCCCGGCTGCACCTCGGCGCCCTCGGCGTGGAGCTGACCGAGCTGACACCGGAGCAGGCGAGCTATCTCGGCGTGGAGCAGTCCGGCCCGTACAAGCCGGAGGCGTACCGCTACTGA
- the aroQ gene encoding type II 3-dehydroquinate dehydratase — protein sequence MRVLVLNGPNLGRLGRREPEIYGSLTHDQLAAQLVDFGSGLGLGIEVRQTDAEAEMIGWLHEAADESLPVVLNPAAWTHYSIAIADAVAQRTADLIEVHLSNVHAREEFRRHSYITPYATGVIAGLGVDGYRLALRALADRIARRDEEQE from the coding sequence ATGCGCGTACTCGTTCTGAACGGCCCCAATCTCGGCCGCCTCGGTCGCCGCGAACCGGAGATCTACGGGTCGCTCACCCATGATCAACTCGCGGCACAACTGGTGGACTTCGGGTCCGGACTGGGCCTGGGTATCGAGGTCCGGCAGACCGACGCCGAGGCCGAGATGATCGGCTGGTTGCACGAGGCCGCCGACGAATCGCTGCCGGTGGTGCTGAACCCGGCGGCGTGGACCCACTACTCGATCGCGATCGCCGATGCCGTCGCCCAGCGCACGGCGGACCTGATCGAGGTGCACCTGAGCAATGTGCATGCCCGCGAGGAGTTTCGGCGACACTCCTACATCACCCCCTACGCCACCGGTGTGATCGCCGGCCTCGGCGTCGACGGCTATCGGCTCGCGCTGCGTGCCCTCGCCGACCGCATCGCGCGCCGAGACGAGGAACAGGAATGA
- a CDS encoding DUF3039 domain-containing protein — protein MTQQQLSPGAETILDERTDTTPVEPGDHERLSHYVAKDKLTEAMVMGTPVIALCGKVWVPSRNPDKFPVCPECKEIWETLRPEDGED, from the coding sequence ATGACGCAGCAGCAGTTGAGCCCGGGCGCGGAGACGATCCTCGACGAGCGCACCGACACCACCCCGGTGGAGCCGGGTGATCATGAACGGCTCTCGCACTACGTCGCGAAGGACAAGCTGACCGAGGCGATGGTGATGGGTACGCCGGTGATCGCGCTGTGCGGGAAGGTGTGGGTCCCGAGCCGCAACCCGGACAAGTTCCCGGTCTGCCCGGAGTGCAAGGAGATCTGGGAGACCCTGCGCCCGGAGGACGGCGAGGACTGA
- a CDS encoding vitamin K epoxide reductase family protein: MTMTDELLDDEVVDTDPEPLSRRALGLILVICSAVGLFCAMALSIEKITLLQNPDQALVCDINAQIQCAEVMRSWQSNAFGFPNPFLGLVCFGITIAVGMGLLAGARFAEWFWGGLQAGVIFGAVFVHWLMINTMFDIGAICPYCMAVWAITMPMFFAVTARNLHAWRGSIPAGLRGVTDFVSRMALPLTVVWWIAAAALVVSVILFVL, translated from the coding sequence ATGACGATGACCGACGAGCTGCTCGACGACGAGGTCGTCGACACCGATCCCGAGCCGCTCTCCCGGCGAGCACTGGGGCTGATCCTGGTGATCTGCTCCGCGGTCGGGCTGTTCTGCGCGATGGCGCTGAGCATCGAGAAGATCACCTTGCTGCAGAATCCGGACCAGGCGCTGGTCTGCGACATCAACGCGCAGATCCAGTGCGCCGAGGTGATGCGCTCGTGGCAGTCGAACGCGTTCGGCTTCCCCAACCCGTTCCTCGGCCTGGTCTGCTTCGGAATCACCATCGCCGTCGGCATGGGGCTGCTGGCCGGGGCGCGGTTCGCCGAGTGGTTCTGGGGCGGCCTGCAGGCGGGAGTGATCTTCGGCGCGGTCTTCGTGCACTGGCTGATGATCAACACGATGTTCGACATCGGCGCCATCTGCCCCTACTGCATGGCGGTCTGGGCCATCACGATGCCGATGTTCTTCGCGGTCACGGCGCGCAACCTGCATGCCTGGCGTGGCTCGATCCCGGCCGGGCTGCGGGGCGTCACCGACTTCGTCTCCCGGATGGCGCTCCCGCTGACGGTGGTCTGGTGGATCGCCGCCGCCGCGCTCGTCGTCTCCGTCATCTTGTTCGTGCTCTGA
- a CDS encoding SIS domain-containing protein, whose amino-acid sequence MAEFDDARLENPLALGRADDVLRRLASAGARVRREAEGAESGRAALRDLPRPRAVIAAGGEARLIRALLEPTCPVPFLAWPRPGLPGWVGALDLVVVSASDGGSPDLIATVREAVRRGATLMIACPVPSAIAEFAGGRSSIVLPTVTGDPLAAVVIALAGLHDAGLGPSTSPEQVADAMDRVAEDCSPHESIATNPAKDIALGLADAQPLIWGGSVLAARASRRIAEAIRAATGRAALAADAGELAPVIEAAGRRDPFADPFTDDAPADRRPALIELDDGSADEHVRLDRNRLTGAAARHDVRVCLISAQHGSDLERYATVLQTGLFTACYLAVGLDRLQ is encoded by the coding sequence GTGGCAGAGTTCGACGACGCCCGACTGGAGAATCCGCTGGCGCTGGGTCGCGCCGACGATGTGCTGCGCCGGCTGGCGTCGGCCGGGGCGCGGGTACGCCGGGAGGCCGAGGGTGCCGAGAGTGGGCGCGCGGCGCTGCGCGACCTCCCGCGACCGCGGGCGGTGATCGCCGCGGGCGGCGAGGCCCGGCTGATCCGCGCGCTGCTGGAGCCGACCTGCCCGGTGCCGTTCCTGGCCTGGCCCCGCCCCGGCCTGCCCGGCTGGGTCGGCGCGCTCGATCTGGTGGTGGTCAGCGCCTCCGACGGCGGTTCGCCCGACCTGATCGCCACCGTCCGCGAGGCGGTACGCCGCGGCGCCACCCTGATGATCGCCTGCCCGGTGCCGTCCGCGATCGCCGAGTTCGCCGGCGGCCGTTCCAGCATCGTGTTGCCGACCGTGACCGGCGACCCGCTGGCCGCCGTCGTGATCGCCCTGGCCGGCCTGCACGACGCCGGGCTCGGCCCGTCCACCTCGCCGGAACAGGTTGCCGACGCCATGGACCGGGTTGCCGAGGACTGTTCGCCGCACGAGAGCATCGCCACCAACCCGGCCAAGGACATCGCGCTCGGCCTGGCCGATGCGCAGCCGCTGATCTGGGGCGGGTCGGTACTGGCCGCGCGGGCCAGCCGCCGGATCGCCGAGGCCATCCGGGCCGCGACCGGGCGGGCCGCGCTGGCCGCCGATGCGGGCGAGCTGGCGCCGGTGATCGAGGCGGCCGGCCGCCGAGACCCGTTCGCCGATCCGTTCACCGACGATGCGCCCGCCGATCGACGCCCGGCCCTGATCGAGCTCGACGACGGCTCGGCCGACGAGCACGTCAGGCTGGACCGCAACCGGCTGACCGGCGCCGCGGCCCGCCACGACGTCCGGGTCTGCCTGATCTCGGCCCAGCACGGGTCCGACCTGGAGCGCTACGCCACCGTCCTGCAGACCGGGCTCTTCACCGCCTGCTATCTCGCCGTCGGCCTGGATCGGCTCCAGTGA
- the ribD gene encoding bifunctional diaminohydroxyphosphoribosylaminopyrimidine deaminase/5-amino-6-(5-phosphoribosylamino)uracil reductase RibD, whose translation MTGASFAPESDEWGMRRAITQADRVRHLTSPNPWVGAILRTRDGREFAGATEPPPGRHAEQVVLDAARAGGADVTGATVWVTLEPCDHHGRTAPCTEALIGAGVARVVFAVGDPDPRVDGRGAARLRAAGIAVTEGVCTDRATDQLRPYLTHRRTGRPFVIMKLAASLDGRIAAADGSSRWVTGDAARAEAHRLRAQCDAVLVGAGTVRTDDPELTVRAVAGRDPLRVVLGRAPAGARVHPCLELSGPLPGVLDDLGRRGVLQLLVEGGSRVAHDFHRAGLVDRYLMHLAPALFGGDDAAPLFRGSGARSIDEVWRGRIAGVRHLGGDLVVELEKGVA comes from the coding sequence ATGACGGGCGCGAGCTTCGCACCTGAGTCCGACGAGTGGGGCATGCGGCGAGCGATCACACAGGCTGATCGGGTTCGCCACCTGACCTCACCCAATCCCTGGGTAGGCGCGATCCTGCGTACCCGCGACGGCCGGGAGTTCGCCGGGGCCACCGAGCCCCCGCCCGGCCGGCACGCCGAACAGGTCGTGCTGGACGCGGCGCGGGCCGGGGGCGCCGACGTGACCGGCGCCACCGTGTGGGTGACGCTGGAGCCGTGTGATCATCACGGCCGCACCGCGCCCTGCACCGAGGCCCTGATCGGGGCGGGCGTGGCGCGCGTGGTGTTCGCGGTCGGCGACCCGGATCCGCGGGTCGACGGGCGCGGCGCCGCACGGCTGAGAGCTGCCGGGATCGCCGTCACCGAAGGGGTTTGCACGGATCGAGCGACGGATCAACTGCGGCCCTATCTGACCCATCGGCGGACGGGCAGGCCGTTCGTGATCATGAAGCTCGCGGCGAGCCTGGACGGCCGGATCGCGGCCGCCGACGGCAGCTCGCGCTGGGTGACCGGGGACGCCGCCCGCGCGGAGGCGCACCGGCTGCGGGCGCAATGCGACGCGGTGCTGGTCGGGGCGGGCACGGTGCGCACCGACGATCCCGAGTTGACGGTGCGGGCGGTCGCCGGCCGAGATCCGCTGCGGGTGGTGCTCGGCCGGGCGCCGGCGGGGGCGCGGGTGCACCCGTGCCTGGAGCTGTCCGGGCCGCTGCCCGGCGTGCTGGACGATCTCGGCCGCCGCGGCGTGCTGCAGTTGTTGGTGGAGGGCGGCTCCCGGGTCGCCCACGACTTCCACCGGGCGGGGCTGGTCGACCGCTACCTGATGCACCTGGCGCCCGCGCTGTTCGGCGGCGACGATGCGGCGCCGCTGTTCCGCGGGAGCGGGGCGCGCAGCATCGACGAGGTGTGGCGCGGCCGGATCGCCGGGGTACGCCATCTCGGCGGCGATCTCGTGGTCGAGCTGGAGAAGGGGGTGGCCTGA
- a CDS encoding MFS transporter: protein MPDRPSDVTASTSRSVGGVSVRADGTIRPTPMLIIGMVSGVFSAAFENIAVATAMPEAARDLDGLTYYAWAFTLFVIGQLVGTAVGGRVNDRIGPLRPMLIGFALFAVGLVVAGVAPVWPMLLVGRLTQGLGAGAMFVSLTVVIARLFDDADRARVMAWISAAWVVPAFVGPPIAGWLAERLSWHWVFFSVLPLLLLAAVLVIPIVVRVARAGLLDADADNATPIPLWAPGLAAAAAASLQAAGQSWAAGMAPLAGLFAAVGVVLLVIALPKLMPEGFARMRRGLASVVWCRMIFPGAFFGAESFLPLMLVETRGLSLTLAGAILTVGSLGWALGAWGQSRPWVRGSRNRLVVFGVIAVAVGVGVASIASWLPAAWPGIVALGWVIAGLGMGLAVASTSLVVMTLSPTAQQGRNAASLQIAEGIGVSIFVGLSGTIFAALHPSGNLPLTFGTVASAMMVVAVLALPFALRIGRVSETVPLR, encoded by the coding sequence GTGCCCGACCGTCCCTCCGATGTCACCGCGTCGACGTCCCGATCGGTCGGCGGCGTGTCCGTGCGGGCGGACGGCACGATCCGACCCACCCCGATGCTGATCATCGGCATGGTCTCGGGGGTGTTCAGCGCCGCCTTCGAGAACATCGCGGTGGCGACCGCCATGCCGGAGGCGGCGCGCGACCTCGACGGCCTGACCTACTACGCCTGGGCGTTCACCTTGTTCGTCATCGGTCAGCTCGTCGGCACGGCGGTCGGCGGCCGGGTGAACGACCGGATCGGGCCGCTGCGCCCGATGCTGATCGGGTTCGCCCTGTTCGCCGTCGGGCTCGTGGTCGCGGGGGTCGCGCCGGTCTGGCCGATGCTGCTCGTCGGCCGGCTCACCCAGGGGCTCGGCGCCGGCGCGATGTTCGTCAGCCTGACCGTGGTGATCGCGCGGCTCTTCGACGATGCGGACCGGGCGCGGGTGATGGCGTGGATCTCGGCCGCCTGGGTGGTGCCGGCCTTCGTCGGGCCGCCGATCGCGGGCTGGCTGGCCGAACGGCTGTCCTGGCACTGGGTCTTCTTCTCCGTGCTGCCGCTGCTGTTGCTCGCGGCGGTGCTGGTGATCCCCATCGTGGTCCGGGTGGCGCGCGCCGGTCTGCTCGACGCCGATGCCGACAATGCGACCCCGATTCCGCTGTGGGCACCGGGGTTGGCGGCGGCGGCCGCGGCATCCCTGCAGGCGGCCGGCCAGTCGTGGGCGGCCGGGATGGCGCCGCTCGCCGGGCTGTTCGCCGCCGTCGGGGTGGTGCTGCTGGTGATCGCGCTGCCGAAGCTGATGCCGGAAGGGTTCGCGCGGATGCGGCGCGGCCTGGCCTCGGTGGTCTGGTGCCGGATGATCTTCCCCGGCGCGTTCTTCGGTGCCGAGTCGTTCCTGCCGCTGATGCTGGTCGAAACCCGCGGCCTGAGCCTGACCCTGGCCGGAGCGATCCTCACCGTCGGCTCGCTCGGCTGGGCCCTCGGCGCCTGGGGCCAGTCGCGCCCGTGGGTGCGGGGGAGCCGCAATCGGCTCGTCGTGTTCGGGGTGATCGCCGTCGCGGTCGGGGTCGGCGTGGCTTCGATCGCGTCCTGGCTGCCGGCCGCCTGGCCCGGGATCGTCGCCCTCGGCTGGGTGATCGCCGGCCTGGGGATGGGGCTCGCCGTGGCGAGCACCAGCCTGGTCGTGATGACGCTGTCGCCGACCGCGCAGCAGGGCCGCAATGCCGCCTCGCTGCAGATCGCCGAGGGCATCGGCGTCAGCATCTTCGTCGGCCTGTCCGGCACGATCTTCGCCGCGCTGCACCCGTCGGGAAACCTGCCGCTGACCTTCGGCACCGTCGCCTCCGCGATGATGGTCGTCGCCGTGTTGGCCCTCCCGTTCGCCCTCCGGATCGGCCGCGTCAGCGAGACCGTCCCCCTGCGCTGA